AAAAACATTATTTATATGAATAAAGTTATTCGTAAATAATGAAAGTAGAGAATATTAGCTTATGCCCAAATAGCATTATATTTTTAAAATCCATTCCGTTATGTTTGATCGCAACAGCCTACCCCTGACCTCGGATGGTACCCAGCGTGATTCAGATTCTGCGCGCCATAACCGGGTAAAGACCCCGCGGCAGAATCGTTGGAAGGGAGATCAACGTATGTTGCCGATTCAAAGCCCTCGCTCGCTCCACACCTAGTTCCCCATCGCAGCTGCACCCTGAAAAACGAGCACCGCGCCCGCCCGCGCGACTGCCCGACTTCGCGATTCGGAATGTATGGAGTGGCTATGAAGCAAGTCTTGCAACCCACCGCCGTTATGACGCTGGTCCTACTGGCCAGCGCAGTTCAGGCCCAGGACGACAGCACCCTGTCCACCGTGGTGGTCACCGGTAACCGTGGCGCCGAGCAGCGCACCGTCACCAGCAGCCCGGTGCCGATTGATGTGGTCAGCGCCAAGCAACTGCAAAGCACCGGCAAGCCCGGCTTGATGGAAGCCTTGAGCGCGGTGATCCCGTCGCTGACCCTGCCGGAAAAAACCGGCTGGGACGCCAGCGGCATTGCCCGTGCGCCCAACCTGCGTGGCTTGAGCGCTGCCGAAGTGCTGGTGCTGGTCAACGGCAAACGCCGCCATACCAGCGCCACGCTGAACATCAACGGCATCAACACCGGCGCGGCGCCGGCTGATCTGGATCTGATCCCCATCAGTGCCATCGACCATGTGGAAGTGCTGCGCGATGGCGCTGCCGCCCAGTACGGCTCGGATGCCATCGCCGGGGTCATCAATGTGATCCTCAAGGCCGATACCAGTGGCACCGCCGTCACCAACGTCGGCCAGGGCTACGACGGCAAGAAGCAAACCGTGCAACAGAGCCTCAACAAGGGTTTTGAAATCGGCAACGGCGGCGTCGTGCAATTGGCCCTGGATGCGCGCAGCCAGAATGACGACAACAAAGCCAGCGCCAACGGCTACACCTATGAACAAGCCTACAACCAGGCCGGCAGGTCGACCTACGGCGGTTACGGCACGCCCAAGACCAACCTGCTGACCCTGGGCTACAACGCCGAGCTGCCGATCGATGACAGCCTGAGCCTGTATTCCTTCACCACCTATTCGCGGCGCAAGGCCGAGCAGGGCCAGAACTACCGCCTGCCGACCATCACCAACACCATCACCACCGGGCCCAACGGCTACCCGGCCGGGTACACGCCCACCTGGTCCATCGACGAAGACGATTTCCAGGCCGCGTTCGGTGGCAAAGGCACCGTCGGCGCGTGGGACTGGGACTTGTCCACCACCTACGGGCGCAACGAGGCGGAGCAGGGCACCACCCACAACCAGAACCCATCGCTGGGCGAGTACACGCCCAACAGCTTTACTTCCGGCACCTGGATTTCCACCGAGCTGACCACCAACCTCGACTTCAAGCGTGGCTTTGATGTGGGCCTGCAAAAACCGTTGGACCTGTCCTACGGTTTCGAACATCGGCGCGACACCTATGAGGTGCAGGCCGGTGACTACGCGTCCTATGCCAATGGCGGCTATTGCGTGGCGCCGGGCAACTGCGCGTCATCCGGGGCGCAAGTCACCAACGGCATTTCGCCGGATGAAGAAAGCAGCGCCTCGCGCAACAGCCTCGCCAGTTACGTCGATGTGGGCTTCAACCCGCTGCCGGACTGGTACATCGGCACCGCCTTTCGCTACGAGCATTACAACGAAGGCGTCGGCGCCACCCGCAGCGGCAAGCTGACCACGCGCTACGATTTCACCCCGCAATTTGCCGTGCGCGCCACCGTCAGCAATGGCTTCCGTGCGCCGTCCCTGGCCAACAGCCTGTTCAGTGCGCGCTCCACCACTTATGGCGTGGTCGACGGCGTGTATCAGTCGATCAACTACGGCGTATTACCGGTGGGTTCGGCGGCGGCCAAGGCCCTCGGCGCCCAGGAATTGAAGCCCGAGCGCTCGACCAACTTCAGCCTGGGTTTCACCCTTACGCCCACCGACCGTCTGAACTTCACCGCCGACGCTTACGTGATCAACCTGCGCGACCGCATCACCCTGACCGGCACCTTGCTCGGCCCCGAAGTCACCCAGGTACTGCAAAGCAACGGCATCAACTCCACCTCCGGCGGCCAGTACTTTATCAACGGCGCCGACACCCGCACCAAGGGCGTGGATCTGGTCAGCAACTACAACCAGGACCTGGGCCAGTTCGGCGCCTTGAAGTGGACCGCCGCGTTCAACTGGAACCAGACCAAGATCCTCAACTACAAGGCCTCCACCGACATCCTCGGAACGCCCTATGACCTGATGGACCGCCAGGCCCGTGGCCTGATCACCGATGTGCAGCCCAAGACCAAGCTCATCCTCGGCGGCGACTGGAGCATCGACCGCTTCAACCTCAACCTGGCCCTGACCCGCTACGGTTCTTACAAAGAGGTCAACGTCTCTGCCGACCGCAGCCTCGACCGCGTCTACAGCGCCAAATGGATCACCGACCTCGACCTTGGCTACAACCTCACCAAAGCCCTCAACATCGCCGTCGGCGCCAAGAACCTGTTCGACCTTTACCCCAAGAAACAAGGCGTGCCGAGCAGCACCATGCTCGCCAGCTACGGCACTTATTCGCCCTACGGTTTTACCGGCGGGTACTACTACACCCGGCTGACTTACGCCTTCTAAGGCCGCAACCCGCGAGGAATAGAACATGCCCATTGTCGCCAAATCCTATGACCTGATCGAAGACGTCAGCCCGGTTCGCCAGCGCCGCGTCGCAACGCCCATCAAGGCCCTGCAAGTGGTGCCCGCCCGCCACCCGTGGCGCTGGGCCGGGTCGATCTTCGCCGCGCTGGTGCTGCTCGCCATCGTGCACTCACTGGCCACCAACCCGCGTTGGGAGTGGGGCGTGTTTGGCCAGTGGTTCTTTTCTACCTCAGTGCTGCGCGGCCTCGGCCAGACACTGCTGCTGACGCTGCTCAGCACCGTTTTCAGCATCCTCTTCGGTACCGCATTGGCACTGGCGCGGCTGTCCGGCTCGCCATTGCTGGCGGCGTTGGCCTGGGGCTATATCTGGTTTTTCCGCTCAATGCCGGCGCTGCTGGTGCTGATCATCCTCTACAACTTTGCCTACCTGTATGACCACATCGTGCTCGGCGTACCGTTCACCCGCGTGGTGTTCGCCGAGTGGTCGACCGTGGATGTGCTCAGCCAATTTACCGTGGCGGTGTTGGGCCTGAGCCTGATGCAGGCCGCCTACGCGGCGGAGATCATTCGCGGCGGTTTGATTGGTGTGGACGCCGGCCAGCATGAAGCGGCAGCGGCCCTCGGTTTGCCGGCTTCACGACGGATTTTTCGCATCATCCTGCCCCAGGCACTGCGCTCGATTCTGCCGTCGGGGTTCAACGAAATCATCGGCCTGGTCAAGGGCACGTCCATCGTCTACGTGCTGGCCTTGCCGGAGCTGTTCTACACCGTGCAGGTCATCTACAACCGCACCCAGGCGGTGATCCCGCTGCTGGTGGTGGCGACCGTGTGGTACCTGATCATCACCACGGTGCTGACCAGCGCCCAGTACTACGTCGAGCGCCACTTTGCACGCGGTACGGCGCGGGTATTGCCGCCCACACCGCTGCAACGCCTGCGCGGCTGGCTCAAGGAGAAAACCCATGGCTGAAGCACGCGCCGGGCGCATTCAGATCCAGGGCGTGGGCAAGCGCTTTGGCAACCAGCAGGTGTTGAAAGACATCGACCTGACCATCGACCCCGGCAAAGTCACGGTGATCCTCGGGCCGTCCGGCTCGGGCAAATCCACCTTGCTGCGCACCATCAACCACCTGGAAAAAATCGACAGCGGGCACATCACCATCGACGGGGAATACGTCGGCTACCGGCGCAAGGGCGACCTGCTCTACGAATTGAAAGAACGCGAGATCCTCAAGCGCCGCATCGACGTGGGTTTTGTGTTCCAGAACTTCAACCTGTTCCCGCACCTTACCGCCTGGGAAAACGTCGCCGAGGCGCCGCTGGCCCACAAGCGCTGGAGCAAGTCCGAGGCGCAGGCCAAGGCCTCCGAACTGCTGGCCAAGGTCGGCCTGGCCGACAAAGTCGATGCCTACCCACGCCAGCTCTCCGGCGGTCAGCAACAGCGCGTGGCCATCGCTCGCGCATTGGCGCTGGACCCCAAAGTGCTGCTGTTCGATGAACCCACCTCAGCCCTCGACCCGGAACTGGTGGGCGAAGTACTCGACGTGATCAAGGGCCTGACCCAACTGGGCGTGACCCTGGTGATCGTCACCCACGAAATCGGTTTTGCCCGCGAAGTGGCCGACCACGTGGTGTTCCTGTGTGACGGCCAATTGATCGAAGAAGGCCCGCCCGAACAGATTTTTCGCCAACCCCGACATCCCCGCACCGTGGCCTTTCTGGGCAAGGTGCTTTAGTTCAAGGAGTGACTGCCCATGTTCATCAATACTGCCCGCGTGGCCTTGCTGACGCTTGCCGTCGGTGCTGCGCAAACCGCGTTCGCCGTGCAACAGGTGGATTTCAGCCCCGACCGCGTGCGCATCCACGTGCCGCGCAATGAAGCAGCGATTGCGCAGATTCCGCCGGGCTTCAAGTTCGCCCAGCCTGGCAAATTTACCGTGGCGGTGTCCGGCGTGGCCGGGCCGCCGCTGGCGCTGCTGGCCAACGACGACAAGACCACCATTGGCAGCGAAGCCGACACCGCGCAGTTGGTGGCCGACAGTCTCGGCCTGCAACTCAATGTGGTGCAGACCAGTTGGGAGGACTGGCCGCTGGGCGTCAGCTCCGGCAAGTACGACGCGGTGATCAGCAACGTCACCGTGACCGAGGCGCGCAAGAAGCGTTTTGACTTCGCCACCTATCGCCAGGATGTGCTCGGCTTTTACGTCAAGAGCACCAACAAGATCACCGAGATCAAACAGGCTTCGGACATTGCCGGGCTGAAGATCATCGTCGGCTCCGGTACCAACCAGGAAAAGGTCCTGCTGGCCTGGAACGAGGCCAATGAAAAGGCCGGTATCAAGCCCGCGCTTTTGCAATACATCGACGACCAGGCCGCTGCGCAACTGGCAGTGCAATCGGGGCGCAGCGATGCGCTGTTCGGGCCCAACTCGGTGTATGCCTATTCGGCGGCGGTCACCGGTGGCATCAAGCTGGTGGGCACGGTGAACGGCGGCTGGCCGTTGAAAGCGGATATCGCCGTGACCACCCGCAAGGACAACGGCCTGATCCAGCCGATCCACACCGCCCTGCAAGGCGCGATTGCCGGCGGCCAATATGAACAGGTGCTGCAACGCTGGGGCCTGGACATCGAGCGCGTCGACACGTCGCTGATCAACCCACCGGGCCTGCCGGACTAGGAGAATCGACATGGGACTGACACGCCGTGAAGCGCTGTCGAGCATCGCCGCTGTAGGCGGTGAAAAGGCCGTCAAGGATGCATTGGCGGTATTGGGTTTGGGGCCGTCGTCACATCGCCGCCCGCAGCCGCTGAAACTCAACGCGGGCCTGGGGCAGGGCACTCGCGTGCTGGTGCTGGGCGCCGGGATTGCCGGGTTGGTGACGGCTCTGGAACTGAGCCGGGCCGGGTTCAGCGTGCAAGTACTGGAGGCGCGCAACCGCGTGGGCGGGCGCACCTGGACCCTGCGCAATGGCGACCGCGTGGACTACAAGGATGGTCGTACGCAAACCGTCGCGTTTGATAAGGGCCTGTATTTCAACGCCGGCCCCGCCAGGATTCCGAGCCAGCACCGCACGATTCTCGACTATTGCAGCGAACTGGGCGTACCGCTGGAAGTGCTGGTCAACAGCAGCCACGGCGCCCAGGTACGGCCCGACCTGCAACAGCCGGCGTTTACCGTCGGTCAGGCGATCAATGACACGCGTGGGCATCTGTCCGGCTTGCTGGCCAAAGCGGTGCAGCGCGATGCTCTTGATGATGTATTGAGCAGTGAAGAGCGCACGCGCTTGCTGGCGTTTTTGCAGGTGTATGGCGACCTGTCGCAGGAGCTGGCGTTTGAAGGCAGCTTGCGCTCCGGCCACCTGGAGTCGCCTGCCCACCCCGGCGCGCTGCCCGCCAGCCGTAGCCCGCTGGCGCTGGACCGGCTGCTGCATCCGGAGTTGTGGGGCGCGTTATTGCACACCGAATTCCCGGAGTTTTCCGCCACCATGTTCCAACCCGTCGGCGGCATGGACCGCATTACCGACGCCTTCTACCAACGCGTGCGCGAGCACGTGCAACTGGGCGCCCAGGTGCGGCAGATCCGCCAGCTTGAAGACGGCGTGGCGGTGACCTACCACGACCAGTTCAGCGGTCGCGAACAGGTGGTGCGTGCCGATTACCTGGTCTCAACCTTGCCGTTGCCGCTGCTGGCCAAACTCGACACCGACTTCAGCGACCCGGTCAAAGCCGCCTTGCTCAGTACCCGCAGCGACCAGGCGACCAAAGTGGCGTGGCAATCGCCGCGTTTCTGGGAAACCGAGTACCGCACCTATGGCGGCCTGTCGTGGATCGAACACCCGGCGCGCCTGCTGTGGTACCCCAGCAACGACCTCAACACCCGCGACGGTTTGCTGGTGGCCGGGTACGTGACCGGGGAGGGCGCCGACGTGTTTGGCGCCAAGCCGTTCGACCAGCAGTACGCCACGTCCAAAGAAGCCGTGGAGCTGTTGCATCCGGGTTATTCAAAACACCTGCGCCACCCGCTGGCGGTGTCCTGGGAACAGATCCCCTACAGCGAAGGCCCATGGCTGCAGCGTCAACACTTCCCGGCCGATGCCAGTGCCTTGCTGGAACAGGCCCACGGCCGCGTGTACTTCGCCGGCGACGGCCTGGTGCAAAGCGGCGTGGGCATCTGGCAGGAATCGGCGGCCAACTCGGCGCGGCATGTGATCGCGCAACTGGCCGAGCGCGTTACCCAACAACAACAGAGTGCGGCACTCGCCGCCTCCTGAGGAGCATCACCATGAGCGACAGCATTCAACGCACCAGCGTCGGCGATTTTCCCATCTCGCAAACCGTCACCGTACCGGCCTCGGCCAGCCTGATTTTCGTCAGCGGCACCTTGCCGGATCTGGTGGATCCGAACGTACCTGGAATTTACGGCAACACCGAAGTGCAGACCGTTTCAGTGTTCAACAAACTGCGCAAGATCCTCCGGCAGCAAGACCTGGACCTGGGCGATATCGTGCAATTGCGCGTGTTTCTGGTCGGCGCTGAAGAGACCGACGGCAAGCTTGATTTCGCCGGATTGCAGCGTGGTTACACGCAGTTCTTCGCCACGCCCGAGCAGCCGAACAAGCCTGCGCGGACGGCGTTGCAGGTGGTGGCATTGCCGTTGCCTGGGGCTTTGGTAGAAGTGGAGGCAATTGCGGCGCGAACGGTGTAACCGCGATATTCTGTTCACGGTCAGGCGATTGACTGTGAACAGCGCTTCTCATCACTCAATGAAGTGATGTCACTTTTTTGTCGCTTGCAGTCTCTACCTTGTCTTGAGCGTTTTATCTCAAGCACCCCAGGGATTGAATAGTGCCATGCCAACTCTCACCCGTCGCACCCTGCTGAAGGCCGCCGCCATCGGCTCCGCCTACACCCTGCTACCCGACTCCATCCGGCAGGCTTTGGCGATCCCTGCCAACAACCGCACCGGCACGATTATGGATGTGGAACACGTGGTTATCCTGATGCAGGAAAACCGCGCGTTCGACCACTACTTCGGCACCTTGCCCGGTGTGCGCGGTTTCAGCGACCGCTTCACCATCCCGCTGTCGGGTAAGCGCAAGGTCTGGGAGCAACAGGGCAAGGGGCGCCGCGTGTTGCCGTACCACTTGGACAGTTCACGCGGCAATGCCCAGCGCGTGGACGGCACGCCGCACTCCTGGGTTGACGAACACGCCGCCTGGGGCAGCGGGCGCATGAGTGCCTGGCCGACCTACAAGACCAACACCTCCATGGGCTATTACCGCGAGCAGGAATTGCCCTTCCAGTTTGCGTTGGCCAATACCTTTACCCTGTGCGATGCCTACCATTGTTCGGTGCACGCCGGCACCAACCCGAACCGGCTGTTCCACTGGACCGGCACCAACGGCCCGACCGGTGCCAACGTGGCTGCGGTGGTCAACGAATGGGACGGCCCAGGCGCGGTGAGCGTGGGTTACACCTGGAAAACCTACCCCGAGCGCCTGGAAGAGGCGGGCGTGAGTTGGAAGGTTTATCAGTTTTTGCCGGATAACTTTGGCGACAACCCGCTGGCAGGTTTTCGTCAGTACCGCGCCGCCAGTGTCGCGGCCGGTAACCCGGCGGAACCGCCGAAAGACTTCAAGGCCTTTGTGCCTTACAGCGATCAACTCAACGCCCGCGTGCCCTTGTACAAAGGCAACGGCAACACACTGCCGTCCGCCAACGGCAGTGACCTGGAAGCGATCATCCAGGGCTTTCGCGATGACATCAAACACGGGCGCCTGCCCCAGGTGAGCTGGCTGGTTGCGCCGGCCAATTACTCCGAACATCCTGGGCCTTCCAGCCCGGTGCAGGGTGGCTGGTTCACTCAAGAGATTCTCAAGTCGCTGACCGAAAACCCGCAGGTCTGGAGCAAGACCGTGCTACTGGTCAATTACGATGAAAACGACGGGTTCTTCGACCATGTTCCCTCACCGTCAGCCCCGTCCAAGCGTGCCGATGGCAGCTTTGCCGGTAAGTCCACGGTGCAGTTCGACAGCGAAATCTTCACCCACCCGGCACCGCCTGGCACCACGCAACAGCCTGCGCCGGATGGTGGCGTCTACGGGCCTGGCCCACGGGTGCCGATGCTGGTGCTATCGCCCTGGAGCCGTGGCGGCTGGGTCAACTCCCAGGCGTTTGATCACACCTCGGTGCTGCAATTTCTGGAGAAGCGCTTCCAGGTGCGTGAACCCAATATCAGTGCCTGGCGTCGTGCCGTCTGTGGCGACCTCACCTCCGCGTTCAACTTCGTCAATCCCAACAGTGAACGGTTGCCGCCATTGCACGACACCACCCGCCAGGCCGCGGATTTGCTACGCCAGCGCCAGGAGCAACTGGCCCAGGTCGCGGTGCCCGCAGAGGGCCGGCAGCGGGCGCCGTATCAGGCGCGCATGGCTCGGCCCTCCCGTGCGTTGCCTTACCAGTTGAATGTGGAGGGCGCGGTGGATCGTCGCGCCGCTGAGTTGACGCTGAACTTCTTTAACCATGGCGACCAGGGCGCGGTCTTCCACGTTTACGACCGACTGCACCTGGAAGACATCCCACGGCGCTACACCGTGGGCGCTGAAAAGCACCTCAGTGACACCTGGCCAGTCGCTGGCGGCTATGACTTGTGGCTCTTGGGGCCGAACGGTTTTCACCGGTCATTCAAGGGTGATTTGCAACGCCGCGAACCTGAACTGTCAGTGGCTTATCAAGGTGACAGCGTGCTGCTGACGGTGATCAACCCCAGCAAGCATCCGGTCTCGGTGACGATCAAGCGCTGCCCTTACACCCATCAAGGGCCATGGCTGCTGGAGATTGCTGGCCACAGCTCGCAGCAGCGCACGTTCTCCCGCCAGCCGAGCGGTGGCTGGTATGACTTTACCGTGCGCAATGAGCATGGCTGGGTGCGTCGCGTAGCGGGGCGGCTTGAGACGGGGGCGCACAGTATCAGTGACCCGTTGATGGGCAAGCCGGTGTAGCAAACGCTGGGGCGGCGGATGGCGTTGAACAGATCCGCTGCCTTTGGCCTGTTGCTAGTATTTTGAGAAATATCCTACGTTCATAAAGGACTAATCATCCCCGCTTTCTCCGGGCAGTTTTAGACAATCGTTGGCTCCACCACCCACGAGCCCACGCCAATGACGAGCCAGCCTCTACGCGTCCTGATCCTTGAGGAACACGCCTTTCAGCGCGCCGTCATCGTGAGCCAGTTCAAACGGATGGGGCATGCGGTGATCGAGGCGACGCATGCCATTGAAGCCTTGGCCCTTCTGGAAAGCGTGGGTGGGGTGGATGTCGTACTGTGCGACTTGTCCATGACCGGCATGGATGGGCTGGAGTTTTTGCAACATGCTGCGCAGCGAGGGTGGCTGCATGGCCTGATTGTCAGCGGCCATCAGCCGCCTGGAATCAGCCAAGCGCTGCAACCGTTCACCCGCCTGCTCGGCGTGCGTTTGCTGGGCCATGTCGACAAGCTGGCGCCCCTCGATCAGCTCGAAGAGGCAGTGCATCGTCATCAGCCTGTTGGGGATATAGCGCCTGCGGTTGCACCTGCGCTGCCATTGTTTACTCAATCGCAAGTGTGCGACGCATTAGCGGCCGGCCAGCTGCACGCGTACTACCAACCCAAATTCAGCCTGTGGACCAACGAGATGATCGGCGTGGAAGTGTTGAGCCGCTGGCAGCACCCGCTTTACGGTCTGTTACCGGCTATGGCCTTCATGCCAGTGCTGGAGCGTTGCGGGCGGCTCGACGAATTGTTGTTTGCACAGATGCACCAGGCCTTGACCCTGCAACAACACGTCAGGGCAAGCGGCATGACCTTGAACCTGGCGTTCAATCTGCATGCTCAGCAGCTGGCTCAGGGCGGGTTGAGTTTGAAGATCAAAGACGTCATGGCGCCGTTCAAGGCACCGCGCTCCAGCATGACTTTCGAGCTGACCGAAAGCGGCATGCTGGAAGCCTCGGCGAGCAGCCTGGCGTGCCTGATGCGTTTGCGCATGCTCGGTTGCAACCTGTCTCTGGATGACTTCGGCGCCGGGTTTTCATCCTTGCAACGCCTGTGTCAGCTGCCGTTCAACGAGATCAAGCTGGATGCCGAGTTTGTGCGCGGCATGACCGCCGACCCACGCTGCTGCGCGGTGATCCACAGCACCCTGGCGCTGGGCGACAGCCTGGGCATGAGCGTGGTGGTGGAAGGTATCGAAACCCAGGAGCAGCAGCGGCAATTGCTGGCGATGGGCTGCAGGGTGGGCCAGGGTTATGTGTATGCGCCGGCGATGAGTGGCGAGCAGTTGTTGTGGCGATTGCAGAACGTGGCTTGATGGGTGTTGGGCGAATGCAGGTGGCTCACCACCATTTCCAGTGGCCTTGTTTTTTCAGGGTGGCGATGATGTTTTCGCGCTTGTGACGGATTTCGACCATCTTGTGGCGCAGTTCGCGGCAGCGGTTGCTGTTGAGGATCAGCAGGCCGGTCAGTGGGCCGATGAGGGTCATGGAGTAGAGGTGCATGTTGGGACGGTACGCGATGGCGGGAAGTGATACCAGCAGACATATGAGGTATATCGCGACGTTTAGCCAGACCCAGTGTATGCGGCCGTACAGCACTTGGTATTTGGCAATGGCATATACAGCGCCAAGCCCGGTCGCGCTGAAAAAAAATGTCTTGGTCGCAAAGCTTATGGGGTACGACGAAAGGTAAGTGAGCATTGTCAGGGTAGCCGTCAATGCTATCGAGGCGCATGCGACGAGAAGGTCGGCACTGATTACCGGCGTGTACCGTTTGATGATTTCCCAAGGGTTTTCAATGAAAACAGTTGAGTAATACGCGTTTTTTTCTTCGCCCTTTTCGCTCATGGGTTGACCTCCTCGTAGACGCCGACTGCCAACGTCTTGAGATTTCCGTTGGTTGCACTGCTGGTAAAGCTGAGCGATGCAGCCAATGCATCCATGATGTGGGTAGCGGTTGCATGCTGCATTGCCGCAGCGCTGATACGTTTGGAAAGTTTACCGTTAGCTTTTTCCAACTTAAGCAGTCTGCTCGTTAACCTTGGGTCACGGATCTTGAGCAATTCATCGTTCAGCTTTGCCCGCTCTTGCCGAGTCAGGCCTTTGAGCACCTGGCGGATCGATTTTCCTGTTACCTGCGTCGTTGTAATGATGGCTTTCACTGTGACCAACATCGAAGTTGTAATGCCCAGTAAAGCCACACCGTCCAGTACTGCTGTCGCGTCTTGATACCAGGGTTCGCTATCTAAATAGTCATTAAACTCGGGGAATGCAGCTTCTGACGCAGTTCGCAGGGCGCCGCCGATACATTGAACCGTACCCGCTGCCGCTGCAGCCTCGCCGATAAACGTAATTGCCGCGCTCGTCCCCGCCGTAAAGGGCATTAACATCACGCCACTGGTAACGACTGCCCAACTCAACAACGCCCCCGTACAAGTGATCGCCGTGTTTAGTGCCTCAGCCACCAAACGGGACTCGCGCGGCTCATGCTCCAACATCCGCTTGAACTCCACCGGCCCCACATACTTGGGCGCCTCACGCAGCACGAGCTTGATCGGTCGCACACTGCAAATCGCCTGGAACTCGCGCAGTACCACCACGTTAAGCATGTCATCGATATACACCACCCCCGCGCCAATCAGTGCCGGGTCGCTATCGATGGCGAAGAACAACTTGCGCAGATCAATACTGCTTTCAATCCGCTGACGCGTGGTGCGGTGGGCCGAAGGGAATCCATCTTTGAGCAGGGAAGCCGTCATCCTTAACTCCTGTTATTGCGGGAGTCGAGAGCGTAAAGATGAGGAGGTACCGCTGAATGTCGGAAGGTTCGCCATTTAACGTCGGGTGCTTCTCTAACTGCTTTCTGCGTCTTGCGCGCACCGCTGCGGCTGGGGAAAAGTGCGCCCCACGTCACTACCGACGCATACCAAGGCAAGGAGCAAACATGGCAGTCGATATGTTTTTGAAGCTGGGTGATATCAAGGGCGAATCAAGGGACCAGGCTCATCGCGACGAGATCGACATCACCCAATGGGCATGGGGCATGTCGCAGTCGGGTTCGATGCACAGCGGTACGGGCGGCGGTGCGGGCAAGGTCAATATCGCCAACCTGAACCTGACAAAACCTCTGGATAAATCCAGCCCCAACCTGATGATGGCCTGCGCCAGCGGCAAGCATTACCCCGAGGCCAGGTTGGTGCTACGCAAGGCCGGCGGTGCCAGCCCGGTGGAGTACCTGGTGATCACCCTGAAGGAAGTCATGGTGGTGTCCTACAGCACGAATGCTGAAAGCAACACCGACGTTGTGCATGACAGCTTTGCCCTCAATTTTGCCACCGTTGACGTCAGCTACCAGCCGCAGAAGGCCGACGGCGCCAAGGACGGCGGGCCGGTGAAGTTTGGCTGGAACATTCGGCAGAACATCAAAGCCTGAGCCCCAGCCAGCCTCCTATTCTTCCAACTGCAATGCCTGCTGTTTGAACCTGCGTTTTTGTTCAAACGGCAATTTCTCATTATCCCCATACGGCGCGCTGTACCAGTTGC
The window above is part of the Pseudomonas sp. KBS0710 genome. Proteins encoded here:
- a CDS encoding FAD-dependent oxidoreductase, which encodes MGLTRREALSSIAAVGGEKAVKDALAVLGLGPSSHRRPQPLKLNAGLGQGTRVLVLGAGIAGLVTALELSRAGFSVQVLEARNRVGGRTWTLRNGDRVDYKDGRTQTVAFDKGLYFNAGPARIPSQHRTILDYCSELGVPLEVLVNSSHGAQVRPDLQQPAFTVGQAINDTRGHLSGLLAKAVQRDALDDVLSSEERTRLLAFLQVYGDLSQELAFEGSLRSGHLESPAHPGALPASRSPLALDRLLHPELWGALLHTEFPEFSATMFQPVGGMDRITDAFYQRVREHVQLGAQVRQIRQLEDGVAVTYHDQFSGREQVVRADYLVSTLPLPLLAKLDTDFSDPVKAALLSTRSDQATKVAWQSPRFWETEYRTYGGLSWIEHPARLLWYPSNDLNTRDGLLVAGYVTGEGADVFGAKPFDQQYATSKEAVELLHPGYSKHLRHPLAVSWEQIPYSEGPWLQRQHFPADASALLEQAHGRVYFAGDGLVQSGVGIWQESAANSARHVIAQLAERVTQQQQSAALAAS
- a CDS encoding ABC transporter substrate-binding protein; this translates as MFINTARVALLTLAVGAAQTAFAVQQVDFSPDRVRIHVPRNEAAIAQIPPGFKFAQPGKFTVAVSGVAGPPLALLANDDKTTIGSEADTAQLVADSLGLQLNVVQTSWEDWPLGVSSGKYDAVISNVTVTEARKKRFDFATYRQDVLGFYVKSTNKITEIKQASDIAGLKIIVGSGTNQEKVLLAWNEANEKAGIKPALLQYIDDQAAAQLAVQSGRSDALFGPNSVYAYSAAVTGGIKLVGTVNGGWPLKADIAVTTRKDNGLIQPIHTALQGAIAGGQYEQVLQRWGLDIERVDTSLINPPGLPD
- a CDS encoding amino acid ABC transporter permease, producing MPIVAKSYDLIEDVSPVRQRRVATPIKALQVVPARHPWRWAGSIFAALVLLAIVHSLATNPRWEWGVFGQWFFSTSVLRGLGQTLLLTLLSTVFSILFGTALALARLSGSPLLAALAWGYIWFFRSMPALLVLIILYNFAYLYDHIVLGVPFTRVVFAEWSTVDVLSQFTVAVLGLSLMQAAYAAEIIRGGLIGVDAGQHEAAAALGLPASRRIFRIILPQALRSILPSGFNEIIGLVKGTSIVYVLALPELFYTVQVIYNRTQAVIPLLVVATVWYLIITTVLTSAQYYVERHFARGTARVLPPTPLQRLRGWLKEKTHG
- a CDS encoding amino acid ABC transporter ATP-binding protein, producing MAEARAGRIQIQGVGKRFGNQQVLKDIDLTIDPGKVTVILGPSGSGKSTLLRTINHLEKIDSGHITIDGEYVGYRRKGDLLYELKEREILKRRIDVGFVFQNFNLFPHLTAWENVAEAPLAHKRWSKSEAQAKASELLAKVGLADKVDAYPRQLSGGQQQRVAIARALALDPKVLLFDEPTSALDPELVGEVLDVIKGLTQLGVTLVIVTHEIGFAREVADHVVFLCDGQLIEEGPPEQIFRQPRHPRTVAFLGKVL
- a CDS encoding TonB-dependent siderophore receptor, whose protein sequence is MKQVLQPTAVMTLVLLASAVQAQDDSTLSTVVVTGNRGAEQRTVTSSPVPIDVVSAKQLQSTGKPGLMEALSAVIPSLTLPEKTGWDASGIARAPNLRGLSAAEVLVLVNGKRRHTSATLNINGINTGAAPADLDLIPISAIDHVEVLRDGAAAQYGSDAIAGVINVILKADTSGTAVTNVGQGYDGKKQTVQQSLNKGFEIGNGGVVQLALDARSQNDDNKASANGYTYEQAYNQAGRSTYGGYGTPKTNLLTLGYNAELPIDDSLSLYSFTTYSRRKAEQGQNYRLPTITNTITTGPNGYPAGYTPTWSIDEDDFQAAFGGKGTVGAWDWDLSTTYGRNEAEQGTTHNQNPSLGEYTPNSFTSGTWISTELTTNLDFKRGFDVGLQKPLDLSYGFEHRRDTYEVQAGDYASYANGGYCVAPGNCASSGAQVTNGISPDEESSASRNSLASYVDVGFNPLPDWYIGTAFRYEHYNEGVGATRSGKLTTRYDFTPQFAVRATVSNGFRAPSLANSLFSARSTTYGVVDGVYQSINYGVLPVGSAAAKALGAQELKPERSTNFSLGFTLTPTDRLNFTADAYVINLRDRITLTGTLLGPEVTQVLQSNGINSTSGGQYFINGADTRTKGVDLVSNYNQDLGQFGALKWTAAFNWNQTKILNYKASTDILGTPYDLMDRQARGLITDVQPKTKLILGGDWSIDRFNLNLALTRYGSYKEVNVSADRSLDRVYSAKWITDLDLGYNLTKALNIAVGAKNLFDLYPKKQGVPSSTMLASYGTYSPYGFTGGYYYTRLTYAF
- a CDS encoding RidA family protein, encoding MSDSIQRTSVGDFPISQTVTVPASASLIFVSGTLPDLVDPNVPGIYGNTEVQTVSVFNKLRKILRQQDLDLGDIVQLRVFLVGAEETDGKLDFAGLQRGYTQFFATPEQPNKPARTALQVVALPLPGALVEVEAIAARTV